The Helianthus annuus cultivar XRQ/B chromosome 16, HanXRQr2.0-SUNRISE, whole genome shotgun sequence genome includes a window with the following:
- the LOC110916022 gene encoding protein LURP-one-related 13: MFTIKSCDTMFHSQRLLQDDCGRPIAMLRAKNMTAHSRWNVFRGQSKADSDMIFSAATNDIIQHRYTHVNISLANKRSGSNDCDFQIKGCWSDRNCTIYMGDSSTTIIAQMHVGQSPEKFMVTIYPDVDYAFVVALIAIVDAINNPGRKEVATNAAANVATGFTTGVATELLPKLQQELLVLRLKSLVDSYFLRSMGVLGRYSIHL; the protein is encoded by the exons ATGTTCACAATAAAATCATGTGACACAATGTTCCATAGTCAGCGTTTACTACAGGATGACTGTGGAAGACCAATTGCAATGCTTCGGGCTAAG AACATGACGGCCCATTCTCGATGGAATGTATTTAGGGGTCAAAGTAAAGCCGATTCAGATATGATATTCAGCGCTGCAACAAATGACATAATCCAGCATCGGTACACCCATGTAAACATATCCTTGGCAAACAAAAGGAGTGGCAGTAATGATTGTGATTTCCAGATCAAAGGATGCTGGTCGGACAGAAACTGCACTATTTACATGGGAGATTCTTCAACAACTATTATAGCCCAA ATGCATGTTGGGCAATCACCGGAAAAATTTATGGTGACGATTTATCCTGACGTGGATTATGCATTTGTGGTTGCACTTATTGCCATTGTTGATGCTATAAATAATCCTGGTAGAAAGGAAGTTGCTACAAATGCTGCAGCCAACGTTGCTACTGGATTTACTACCGGAGTTGCTACTGAGTTGCTGCCGAAATTGCAACAGGAGTTGCTGGTGTTGCGGCTCAAGTCGCTTGTGGATTCATATTTTCTTAGGAGTATGGGAGTATTGGGTCGATACTCGATCCATTTGTAA